Proteins from a genomic interval of Actinoalloteichus hymeniacidonis:
- the kduD gene encoding 2-dehydro-3-deoxy-D-gluconate 5-dehydrogenase KduD: MTAPGLFSLEGRTALVTGARTGLGRAMAQALASAGADLVLLGHGGDLTPVLDEVRTVGRQATEVHVDLADPDAVIPAAEDLLERQRIDILVNNAGIIRRGPALEHSRQDFDDVLAVNLDSLFLLTKTIAGPMVARGAGKIVNIASMLSFQGGINVVGYAASKHAVAGLTKALANEWAPSGVQVNAIAPGYFATDNTKALRDDPQRYDAILARIPAGRWGTGADLAGAVVFLSSQASDYVTGQVLAVDGGWLAR; this comes from the coding sequence ATGACCGCGCCGGGATTGTTCTCCCTCGAGGGCCGAACCGCATTGGTGACGGGGGCTCGCACCGGTCTCGGGCGGGCGATGGCCCAGGCACTGGCCTCGGCCGGTGCCGACCTGGTGTTGCTCGGCCATGGCGGCGATCTGACACCGGTCCTCGACGAGGTTCGAACGGTGGGCAGGCAGGCGACGGAGGTGCACGTCGATCTGGCCGACCCCGACGCGGTGATCCCCGCCGCCGAGGACCTGCTCGAACGACAGCGAATCGACATCCTCGTCAACAACGCGGGCATCATCCGCCGTGGTCCAGCACTGGAACACAGCCGCCAGGACTTCGACGACGTGCTCGCCGTCAACCTCGACTCGTTGTTCCTGCTCACCAAGACCATTGCCGGACCGATGGTGGCCAGGGGCGCGGGGAAGATCGTCAACATCGCGTCGATGTTGAGTTTCCAGGGCGGAATCAACGTGGTCGGCTACGCGGCGAGCAAACACGCCGTGGCGGGACTGACCAAGGCGTTGGCCAACGAGTGGGCGCCGTCCGGTGTGCAGGTCAACGCCATCGCGCCTGGATATTTCGCGACCGACAACACGAAGGCTCTTCGGGACGATCCGCAGCGGTACGACGCGATTCTCGCTCGGATTCCCGCCGGTCGGTGGGGCACCGGCGCCGATCTGGCCGGGGCGGTGGTGTTCCTGAGTTCGCAGGCCTCGGACTACGTCACCGGCCAGGTCCTCGCGGTGGACGGCGGCTGGTTGGCGCGCTGA
- a CDS encoding IclR family transcriptional regulator, whose translation MADPTGQSTATRRPTEVRKPLSTAQKIEQSGTLERGLAVLEHIGAAQEISTNAVAAQLGLSRSAAYRIVNTLKELGYLEADHITGRVRLGTRLVQLGVQAMDAADLHRSAPQFMAPLAEESAETVYLAVPEDDSMVYLAKEQGVRAVTLNCRLGGRRAQHVTSLGKAWLAALPPAERVQRVARMDLVRLTPNTIVDPDRLLEELAQTARRGWAIDDIENEPEVGCVAAAVRDRTGRPVAALSIAGPADRVLPLVERLGRAVAAAAAGLSRRLGYVPAGS comes from the coding sequence ATGGCCGACCCAACGGGGCAATCGACGGCCACCCGCCGACCCACCGAAGTCCGAAAGCCACTGTCCACAGCGCAGAAGATCGAGCAGAGCGGCACCCTGGAACGCGGCCTGGCCGTGTTGGAACACATCGGAGCCGCTCAGGAGATCTCCACCAACGCCGTCGCCGCCCAACTCGGGCTGAGCCGCAGCGCGGCCTACCGCATCGTCAACACGCTCAAGGAACTCGGTTACCTGGAGGCCGACCACATCACCGGACGGGTCCGGCTCGGCACCCGACTGGTGCAGCTGGGCGTGCAGGCGATGGACGCGGCCGACCTGCATCGCAGCGCACCACAGTTCATGGCGCCACTGGCCGAGGAATCGGCGGAGACGGTGTATCTCGCGGTGCCGGAGGACGACTCGATGGTCTACCTCGCCAAGGAACAGGGCGTCCGGGCCGTGACGCTGAACTGTCGCCTCGGCGGCCGTCGAGCGCAACACGTCACCTCGCTCGGCAAGGCATGGCTGGCGGCACTACCGCCCGCCGAACGGGTTCAACGGGTAGCGCGGATGGATCTGGTCCGGCTCACTCCCAACACGATCGTCGATCCGGACCGACTCCTGGAGGAGCTGGCGCAGACCGCGCGTCGAGGTTGGGCGATCGACGACATCGAGAACGAACCGGAGGTCGGCTGCGTGGCGGCCGCCGTCCGCGATCGGACCGGACGTCCGGTGGCCGCGCTCAGCATCGCGGGCCCGGCGGATCGGGTTCTTCCCCTGGTCGAGCGGTTGGGCCGTGCGGTGGCAGCAGCTGCCGCCGGACTCTCCCGCAGGCTCGGCTACGTGCCGGCCGGAAGTTAG